From a single Carassius auratus strain Wakin chromosome 38, ASM336829v1, whole genome shotgun sequence genomic region:
- the mycla gene encoding protein L-Myc-1a, with amino-acid sequence MPGVNTHTLYGWDMEHYFYDQMDTEEDFLKSTAPSEDIWKKFELLPTPPMSPSRTLDGDWLLSLPGDRLGWAPPKLLTCDEEYEGLHKFDPLDLFGNLGSIVIKDCMWSGFSTSHRLEKVAHGERAPVTALIPTSSAQKAARAASGTPVTGTQASQCVSPAAVLELPVPHNKKVTAGSSGSECRSDSSDEDDDEIDVVTVDNRPKRGRPPSRRTPVTITVSADPFGPCPKRFHVSLHRQQHNYAAPSPDTDPEDDFDETESVSKRPRLEPSSSPSYLLSSPATSDSEDSCELRRNFLERKRRDDLRSRFQALREEIPGLSATSKTSKVAILTQATEYLLQLHTRQRRQAQEKRKLKAKQQQLLRRISALQNS; translated from the exons ATGCCtggagtaaacacacacacactgtacggCTGGGACATGGAGCACTACTTTTACGACCAGATGGACACTGAGGAGGATTTCTTGAAGTCCACAGCTCCTAGCGAGGATATATGGAAGAAATTCGAGCTGCTTCCTACCCCACCCATGTCGCCCTCAAGGACGCTGGATGGGGACTGGCTTCTGTCGTTACCGGGGGACCGGCTCGGGTGGGCGCCGCCTAAGCTATTAACTTGTGATGAGGAGTACGAGGGGCTGCACAAGTTTGACCCACTAGACCTTTTTGGGAATCTGGGCTCTATCGTTATCAAAGACTGCATGTGGAGCGGCTTTTCCACGAGTCACCGACTGGAGAAAGTGGCTCATGGCGAGCGAGCTCCGGTGACCGCTCTGATTCCGACCTCGAGCGCCCAGAAAGCTGCTCGTGCCGCATCGGGCACGCCCGTGACCGGGACCCAAGCGTCACAGTGTGTGAGCCCCGCCGCAGTCCTGGAGCTCCCTGTCCCGCATAACAAGAAAGTGACTGCGGGCTCCTCCGGTTCTGAATGTCGCTCCGACTCATCCG ATGAGGACGATGACGAGATTGACGTGGTGACCGTAGACAACCGACCAAAACGTGGCCGCCCTCCAAGTCGGCGTACGCCAGTAACCATTACAGTGAGTGCTGATCCATTTGGACCATGTCCCAAGCGCTTCCACGTATCTCTGCATCGGCAGCAGCACAATTACGCCGCCCCATCCCCTGACACGGATCCTGAGGATGACTTCGATGAGACGGAGTCTGTGAGCAAGCGGCCTCGTCTGGAGCCGTCATCCTCCCCCTCATATCTACTTTCTTCACCTGCCACATCAGACTCCGAGGACTCCTGCGAGCTGCGTCGGAACTttctggagagaaagaggagagatGACCTTCGCTCGAGGTTCCAGGCGCTCCGGGAGGAGATTCCAGGTTTGTCTGCAACCTCAAAGACCTCGAAGGTGGCGATTCTGACGCAGGCGACTGAATACCTGCTGCAGCTGCACACGCGCCAGCGGCGTCAAGCTCAAGAGAAGAGAAAACTCAAAGCCAAACAACAGCAGCTTCTCCGCAGGATCAGTGCGTTACAGAACTCCTAA